CGCCTCTTGCCGGTTACCGTTCTCGGTTCCAGCTTGTGCCTGAGGTCCTCATTTAGTGATGTAATCGAAATAGCTCCGTGAACAAGGTTAAGCTTCGCCAATTTTTCAAAAATATCCACATCGCGGAGTATCAATGCATTTTTGGTGAGCACACTCACGGGATTGCGATAGCGCAGACAAATTTCAAGCAGCTGCCGCGTAATGCGGTATTTCTTTTCACCGGGCTGGTAACAGTCCGTATTCCCCGAAATATGAATGCTGGTCGGCTGCCATTTTTTAGAATTAAAGAGCTTTTCGAGAAGCTGCGGAGCATTCTTTTTGACTACGATTTTCGTTTCAAAATCAAGTCCTGCCGAAAAGCCCCAGTATTCGTGCGAATTACGCGCGTAACAGTATATACAACCATGCTCACAGCCCCGATAAGGGTTCACGGAATGGAAGTTCCCCAGATCGGGACTGTCGGAAACGCTTAGTAAAGTTTTGGATTCCTCCTCAATAAACTGTGTTTTGGGGTTTACCTCAGGGTCTTCCCATTGCTGCCAGTCTTCGGAAGTATACTCGGTGGATTGCTTGAAGAATTTGTTGTGGGGATTGATAGCGGCTCCCCTGCCCCGCGCCCGGTTGTCCATTTTGTAGTGATGATTTTCATGTTTGTTGATGTTAAAATGGGTTGTATGGGTCAAGACTTTCCAGGTTATGGAGCCTGGAAAGTCTGCGTATGCTAAATTTACTTAATATATCTGAAATCCTCGTCGCCTTTGAGCGACAAAAGCACGTCGTACATCAACTGGATCACGTTTTGAACGTCTTCCTTATGTACCATTTCCACGGTTGTATGCATGTATTTCAGTGGAAGAGAGATCAATGCCGAAGCAATTCCTTCTGTCGAGTAAGCAAACGAATCAGTATCAGTTCCTGTCGACCGGCTTACTGCCTGGCGCTGGAAAGGGATTTTCTTTTCGTCGGCCACGTGGATCAGGAGATCACGTACATTGTTCTGCACGGCCGGACCGTAACAAATCACCGGACCATTACCTGCTTTCAAATCGCCCTGCTCCTTTTTATTGTACATCGGAGATTGTGTATCGTGGGTAACATCGGTACAGATCGCCAGATCGGGTCTCAGCCGTCTCGCTATCATTTCCGCCCCCCGCAGCCCAATTTCCTCCTGAACCGCATTGACTACGTATAATGTAAACGGCAAACGCACATTGTTTTCATGCAGCATGCGGGCAACCTCAGCAATCATATAACCGCCCATCCTGTTGTCCAGCGCGCGACCGATGTAGTATTTTTCATTCAGTTCATCCAGGCCGTCTGCGAAAGTAACCACCGTTCCGACGTGGATACCCATTTCGAAAACTTCATCTTTTTTGGCCGCTCCTACATCTATAAATAGCTCGTGCACTTTGGGCACCTGATCTTTTGCCACCTCACGAACGTGGATCGCGGGCCAGCCGAATACCCCTTTTACAACACCTTTCGCTGTGTGCAGGTTAACCCGCATGGAAGGTGCAATTGCCGCATCGGAACCACCATTACGGCGGACGTGAATGTAACCATCGTCAGAAATGTAATTGACAAACCATGAAATTTCGTCGGAATGTGCTTCGATCACCACTTTGTAATCCTGTCCCGGGCCTATTACCCCGACGGCCGTACCATAAGTGTCGATAATTTCCTCTTCGATATAAGGCCTGATGTAGTCCAGCCAGATCTGCTGGCCAGTGGATTCGAAGCCGGTAGGCGATGCATTATTTAAATACTTATAAAGAAATTCTGTGTTCTTGTCTGCCATAAACCAATTTAAAAAGTACTGAAAATGATATGGATAAAACTTTCCTATTCAGCTTAACTACCTTTTCAAATATCTCAAAAAAGCCCAGAATGGACGTTTCTTAAGGTATTCCAGATCCGCCTGATTTTGGAAAGCTTCGCGTTCAAACGAAATATGAAGATAGGCTAAATAATGTTTTCTGTATTGAACGAGCCGGATTATATATTCGATAAAATACCATGCGTAGAAAACAATCAACCCGAGTTCAAGCTGTTGTTTTAAATGGATCCTTTCATGATTGATCAGGAAGCGGCTGGGTTTTTTTGATTTCAGGAAAATAAAAGGAAAAACGGCCATACCTTCCACCCAGAGGAATGAAGTGCTAAGTATGAAGCCTTTGATTTTCATTTTGCAGGAAGCTTTGTTTATGTGCCTTTGGGCTTTAAGCAGTATGCATTAGGCCCTAAGCATTATTGCCTTTGCTGGTGACAACACCAGCATTTCTTGATCGCCTTTGCTGGTGTTGTCACCAGCATTTTGCCGCACAGCGCAATTACTCTCAATTCTCACATAGATGTATTGCATACAGAATACAGCCTATTTCAATTGCATAGTGCCATGTTGTTGGTGACAACACCAACAATGGCATGGTCGGGGACAACATCGACAATGGCGACCAACGGCGGGCTGACACCAACATTGTCGGTAATTAAGCAAAAAAATTGGATCGTAACTGCCATTCCGGCCGCACGATCCAATTTTTAATAAATAATATCTATTCGCTGAAACGGCTGATATCCAGTACTTCGAACTCCATCACCCCGGCAGGCACTTTAATCTCGGTTGTATCACCTATTTTCTTACCCAACAAACCTTTTCCAATCGGGGAACCCACTGATATTTTACCGGTTTTCAGGTCAGCCTCCTCTTCGGAAACCAGTGTATATGTTACTTCCATTCCATTTTTGCGGTTTTTGATCTTCACTTTTGAAAGAACAGAAACCTGGGAATTATCAATAGACGACTCGTCGATCACACGGGCAGTGGAAAGAATTTCTTCCAGCTTTGCGATTTTCATTTCATGCATCCCCTGTGCATCTTTAGCCGCGTCATATTCTGCGTTTTCGCTCAAATCCCCTTTGTCCCGCGCTTCTGCAATCTGTCGTGCAATCTCCGTGCGGCCTTTGGTTTTCATATCATTCAGCTCATTTCTCAGCTTTGTTAATCCTTCCTCCGTATAGTATGAAATTTTAGCCATGACCTTAATTGTTGGTTTTAAGTCTTATAAATTTTTTGATTTCCAGATAAAAAAAAAGAACGGCTCTAAGACCGCTCTACAAGAGTAACTACACTCGTAGAAAAAGGTTAGAAGACCTCGTCTTTTCGGTTGCTGTGTAACTTAGAGTTCAACATAATTTGCGTTTAAGAACGACAAAAATAATAATATTTGCGAATGGTAACACCATATTTGTGGAAAAGCCGTCAAGTGCCTATGTCAAATACATTCAGGATAATCTTCATGGGAACCCCCGAGTTTGCGGTCCCAAGTTTACAAAGTCTGGTCGAAAGCAATTCTAATGTTGTGGCCGTTGTAACCGTGCCTGACAAGCCCTCGGGAAGGGGGCAGAAGCAGACTGCTTCGCAGGTGAAAATCTATGCTGAATCACAGGGAATACCTGTCTTACAACCTGAAAAATTACGGGATCCTGCGTTTCTGGAACAACTCAAATCGTTCCAGGCAGATTTGCAGGTAGTAGTGGCGTTCCGCATGTTGCCGGAGGTGGTCTGGAATATGCCTCCGAAAGGTACATTCAATTTGCATAGCTCCCTTTTGCCACAATATCGGGGCGCGGCTCCAATCAACTGGGCGGTTATCAATGGAGAAACAGAAACGGGCGTCACCACTTTTTTCATAGAAAAGGAAATTGACACGGGTAAGATTATTTTTCAAGACAAAGAACCAATTTCGTGGGAAGATGATGCAGGTACCTTGCACGACAGGCTGATGGAAAGAGGCGCCAGACTCGTAGTTAAAACGGTTCAGGCAATCGAAGCGGACGAATATCCCCAGGAAGCGCAGGACGAATCGAAGGAGATTAAATTGGCCCCCAAGATTTTCCGGGAAACCTGCGAAATTGATTGGACACGTCCCTCGATTGAAATACATAATTTTGTAAGAGGCCTATCCCCTTATCCCGCAGCCTGGACAACGCTGAACGGATTTTCATGTAAAATCTTTAAGACTCGGCCCCTCGATTTGAGCGAGAAAGGTTCGCCGGGAGAATTTAATACTGACCAAAAATCGTTTCTTCACTTTAAGACCGGTGACGGCTGGGTTGCGGTAGAAGTTTTGCAAATGGAAGGAAAGAAGAGGATGACAGTCGGAGATTTCCTGCGGGGATACAGACTCTGAGTCAACTCAAATTTTACACACTATACGATCGAAAATATGGCTAACACATATTCGCAAGTCCACCTGCAATTTGTTTTTACCCCAAAATATCGCGCTGCGCTCATCGATCCGGCCTGGGAAGTTGATTTATACAAGTATATCACAGGCATAGTGCAGAAGAACAAACACAAAATGCTGGCGATTAACGGTACAGCTGACCACGTTCATATGTTAATCGGA
This Dyadobacter sp. UC 10 DNA region includes the following protein-coding sequences:
- the fmt gene encoding methionyl-tRNA formyltransferase, which codes for MSNTFRIIFMGTPEFAVPSLQSLVESNSNVVAVVTVPDKPSGRGQKQTASQVKIYAESQGIPVLQPEKLRDPAFLEQLKSFQADLQVVVAFRMLPEVVWNMPPKGTFNLHSSLLPQYRGAAPINWAVINGETETGVTTFFIEKEIDTGKIIFQDKEPISWEDDAGTLHDRLMERGARLVVKTVQAIEADEYPQEAQDESKEIKLAPKIFRETCEIDWTRPSIEIHNFVRGLSPYPAAWTTLNGFSCKIFKTRPLDLSEKGSPGEFNTDQKSFLHFKTGDGWVAVEVLQMEGKKRMTVGDFLRGYRL
- a CDS encoding M20/M25/M40 family metallo-hydrolase, with translation MADKNTEFLYKYLNNASPTGFESTGQQIWLDYIRPYIEEEIIDTYGTAVGVIGPGQDYKVVIEAHSDEISWFVNYISDDGYIHVRRNGGSDAAIAPSMRVNLHTAKGVVKGVFGWPAIHVREVAKDQVPKVHELFIDVGAAKKDEVFEMGIHVGTVVTFADGLDELNEKYYIGRALDNRMGGYMIAEVARMLHENNVRLPFTLYVVNAVQEEIGLRGAEMIARRLRPDLAICTDVTHDTQSPMYNKKEQGDLKAGNGPVICYGPAVQNNVRDLLIHVADEKKIPFQRQAVSRSTGTDTDSFAYSTEGIASALISLPLKYMHTTVEMVHKEDVQNVIQLMYDVLLSLKGDEDFRYIK
- a CDS encoding PA0069 family radical SAM protein, which encodes MDNRARGRGAAINPHNKFFKQSTEYTSEDWQQWEDPEVNPKTQFIEEESKTLLSVSDSPDLGNFHSVNPYRGCEHGCIYCYARNSHEYWGFSAGLDFETKIVVKKNAPQLLEKLFNSKKWQPTSIHISGNTDCYQPGEKKYRITRQLLEICLRYRNPVSVLTKNALILRDVDIFEKLAKLNLVHGAISITSLNEDLRHKLEPRTVTGKRRLQVVKTLTEAGVPMGVMTAPIIPGLNDHEIPTIIEAAAENGALWANYTVVRLNGAIATIFDEWVHHHFPDRAAKVLNQIKECHGGKVNDSRAGYRMVGEGNFAEHIRQLHHLACRKFFKGSEIPELDATQFMRAGQMRLF
- the greA gene encoding transcription elongation factor GreA, with the translated sequence MAKISYYTEEGLTKLRNELNDMKTKGRTEIARQIAEARDKGDLSENAEYDAAKDAQGMHEMKIAKLEEILSTARVIDESSIDNSQVSVLSKVKIKNRKNGMEVTYTLVSEEEADLKTGKISVGSPIGKGLLGKKIGDTTEIKVPAGVMEFEVLDISRFSE